A genomic region of Fusarium falciforme chromosome 4, complete sequence contains the following coding sequences:
- a CDS encoding HET domain-containing protein, with protein MPNGSRSRDPRDTDSRDPRDADSPERDRDRERDRDRDRDRDRDLDRDRDRDLDRDLDTDLDRDYDRDHDRDRDHDRDRNRDRDRDRDRDRDRDRDRDRDRDRDRDRDRDRDRDRDRDRHREKDRVIPREPRARDHPPSKRNSITDRLLGSFRAARGGDKGGHGHGNNHPPQVASSIGRRASSVVKGSPIPRIKEWLDTCNADHNHHCAISSETEVTTWHPTYLINVVERRLVKGTPKDRYLALSYVWGPRHNTTPQMYTQLLQSNVEAFQDTLPNTDIPQTFLDAMWLAKKLGIRHIWIDRLCIIQDSPEEMEDNVKHMAYVFANAYLTIVAASGDVNSGLVSLNPRRSSVRNMRPGNNNHQDLVVASPWYSRGWTLVERLYSRRCVFFFEDAVTWECHCETWQGSPNSVMKKLKGNRQGCTGSIPDAIFAYQHSPWPDLDEYARIVMDYSARKLTHVDDTLPAFSGITHVLSRSFPGGFVFGMPIMFLDIALLWRPHASIRRRALPKPPFLPSWSWMGWWFDNIPVDLTLWRAAADYVEEARSGKRGQELKRYKSAHPFRIRPTVTWSLTNRAATVPLMNTGLQYRELRGRRSPTSDLPPGWSRSGSYYKHDSDESALFKYPIPVEDPPETNSYEPPVGEQAYPVPMLSFRTTTGHFEVDFLSTLAHRDRPNPPLAVGNIWGKTNKWAGQFRAHDGWLGVQSSNYDGEERLEFIAVSTATERRGSHVFDTELFEEHMDADEMIDIVNVLWIERIGEVAYRRGIGHILLKAWEAQAKEEVGVLLG; from the coding sequence ATGCCCAACGGGAGCCGCTCTCGCGACCCCCGCGACACCGACTCTCGCGATCCCCGAGATGCCGACTCTCCAGAGCGAGACCGCGACCGCGAGCGGGACCGTGATCGGGACCGtgaccgagaccgagattTGGATAGAGACCGCGATCGAGACTTGGACAGAGATTTAGACACAGACCTTGATCGCGACTATGACCGTGATCATGACCGCGATAGAGATCATGATCGAGACCGCAATCGGGATAGAGACAGGGACAGAGACCGAGATCGAGACAGGGACAGGGACAGGGATAGAGACAGAGATAGGGACCGCGATAGGGATCGGGATAGGGACAGAGATCGCGACAGAGATAGGCATCGCGAGAAAGACCGCGTCATCCCTCGAGAACCTCGCGCTCGAGATCATCCGCCTAGCAAGCGCAACAGCATTACCGACCGCCTCCTCGGCTCTTTCAGAGCTGCTCGCGGCGGCGACAAGGGCGGTCACGGACATGGCAACAATCACCCACCGCAAGTGGCCTCGTCCATCGGGCGGCGCGCCTCATCCGTCGTCAAAGGTAGTCCCATCCCTCGCATCAAGGAGTGGCTGGACACCTGCAACGCCGACCACAACCACCACTGCGCCATCTCCTCCGAGACCGAGGTCACCACGTGGCATCCGACATATCTCATCAACGTCGTCGAGCGCCGCCTCGTTAAAGGGACTCCCAAGGACCGGTATCTCGCTCTGAGCTACGTCTGGGGCCCGCGCCACAACACCACGCCCCAGATGTACACCCAACTGCTGCAGTCCAACGTCGAGGCTTTCCAGGACACCTTGCCCAATACTGATATCCCGCAAACCTTCCTCGACGCCATGTGGCTAGCCAAGAAGCTGGGCATTCGACACATCTGGATTGATCGACTGTGCATCATTCAGGATAGCCcggaagagatggaggacAATGTCAAGCACATGGCATACGTCTTTGCCAATGCCTACCTCACCATCGTCGCGGCCTCTGGCGATGTCAATTCTGGATTGGTTTCTCTCAACCCCAGACGTTCTTCTGTGCGCAACATGAGGCCTGGGAACAACAACCATCAAGATCTGGTAGTGGCTTCGCCTTGGTACTCGCGGGGCTGGACGCTCGTTGAACGTCTCTACTCCCGGCGCtgcgtcttcttctttgagGACGCCGTTACCTGGGAGTGTCACTGCGAGACATGGCAGGGGAGTCCAAATAGTGTcatgaagaagctcaaggggAATCGTCAAGGATGCACCGGATCCATCCCTGACGCGATTTTCGCTTACCAGCATTCACCTTGGCCCGACCTCGACGAGTATGCTCGCATCGTCATGGATTACAGCGCGAGAAAGCTGACTCACGTTGACGATACTCTGCCTGCGTTCTCCGGCATCACGCATGTCCTCTCGCGCTCATTCCCAGGAGGCTTCGTCTTCGGCATGCCTATAATGTTTCTGGACATCGCTCTCTTGTGGCGTCCCCACGCCTCAATCCGCCGAAGGGCCCTGCCAAAACCGCCATTCCTCCCCTCTTGGTCCTGGATGGGATGGTGGTTCGACAACATTCCAGTCGATCTGACACTATGGAGAGCCGCGGCAGACTACGTCGAGGAGGCCCGCTCGGGGAAGCGCGGCCAGGAATTAAAGCGGTACAAGTCTGCGCACCCGTTCCGCATCAGGCCGACCGTCACCTGGAGCCTCACGAACCGGGCCGCCACCGTGCCCCTCATGAACACGGGCCTCCAGTACCGGGAGCTCCGGGGCCGGAGGAGCCCCACTTCCGACCTCCCCCCGGGTTGGTCCCGCTCCGGCTCCTACTATAAACACGACAGCGATGAGTCGGCGCTCTTCAAATACCCCATCCCGGTCGAGGATCCTCCTGAGACAAACAGCTACGAGCCGCCTGTGGGCGAGCAGGCCTACCCCGTGCCGATGCTCTCATTCCGAACAACAACGGGTCATTTCGAGGTTGATTTCCTCTCCACGCTCGCTCACCGCGACCGACCGAACCCGCCCCTTGCCGTGGGGAACATCTGGGGCAAGACGAACAAGTGGGCGGGCCAGTTTCGGGCGCACGACGGCTGGCTGGGCGTGCAGTCGTCCAACTACGACGGCGAGGAGCGCCTCGAGTTCATCGCCGTGTCGACAGCCACAGAGCGAAGGGGTTCGCACGTCTTTGACACAGAGCTGTTCGAGGAACACATGGACGCCGACGAGATGATCGACATTGTCAATGTCCTGTGGATTGAGCGCATCGGCGAGGTTGCGTACCGCAGGGGGATTGGCCACATCCTGCTCAAGGCGTGGGAAGcgcaggccaaggaggaagTAGGGGTTCTACTCGGGTAG